The Apium graveolens cultivar Ventura chromosome 11, ASM990537v1, whole genome shotgun sequence genome has a window encoding:
- the LOC141695988 gene encoding uncharacterized protein LOC141695988, translating into MIAEPKKKAVENTPPESNTGEKHVYPPPPYPKRLHKQKFDKQFAKFLEVFKKLHVNIPFAEALEQMSSYAKFMKADRSIAYPRGIVDDVMVKEDRLIFSANFVILDFEEDKKIPIILGRPILDTGRTLIDVQKGELTMRTLDQEVTFNVFKATKFPTDEDECLK; encoded by the exons ATGATTGCG gaACCAAAAAAGAAAGCTGTTGAAAACACTCCTCCTGAgagtaatacaggggagaaacatgtCTATCCACCTCCGCCATATCCTAAAAGACTTCATAAGCAGAAGTTCGACAAGCAGTTTGCTAAGTTTCTAGAAGTTTTCAAGAAGTTACACGTCAACATACCTTTTGCAGAAGCTCTAGAACAAATGTCGAGCTAtgcgaagttcatgaaag ctgatcgttccatcgcttatccgcGAGGAATAGTGGATGATGTCATGGTTAAGGAGGACAGACTCATCTTTTCTGCCAATTTTGTAATTCTggactttgaggaagataagaagattcccattatcttggggagaccaaTCTTAGATACTGGCCGAACTCTGATCGATGTGCAGAAGGGAGAGCTTACAATGAGGACTTTAGATCAAGAGGTCACCTTTAATGTGTTCAAAGCAACAAAATTCCCAACTGATGAAGATGAATGCTTAAAGTAG